The following proteins are encoded in a genomic region of Sebastes fasciatus isolate fSebFas1 chromosome 12, fSebFas1.pri, whole genome shotgun sequence:
- the has1 gene encoding hyaluronan synthase 1: protein MELKPSLKKLGSIIRAILTFTFALMVLGLMVWAYVDGFQLVTSMYGIISFGFYGLLLSLHVLVQSLFAFIEHRRMKARTEPCSCTKTIGFTISAYQEDPAYLKECLLSIRALKYPPELLRIIMVIDGNSDDDRYMMDMFREVFADLDPACMVWKNNYHTWDPTKVQHDEEKGPIGDADHMSEDPQRKEVEHMIQTRRCVCIMQQWGGKRDVMYTAFKALGSLVDYIQVCDSDTKLDSLATVELCKVLESNEKYGAVGGDVMILNLKDSYISFMSSLRYWMAFNIERSCQSYFDCVSCISGPLGLYRNDLLQQFLEAWYNQTFLGSHCTFGDDRHLTNRMLSMGYATKYTARSKCYTETPAQFLRWLSQQTRWTKSYFREWLYNAMWWHKHHLWMTYESIVSGIFPFFVTATIIQLFWTGSLWDILWILCCIQLIGLVKAAYACILRRDLVMVFMSLYSALYMTSLLPAKYFAILTMNKSSWGTSGRRKIVGNYMPVLPLSVWVAILLSGFGYTVYKESQRDWFTPAKIQETTFIVFGCLAYICYWLLMIFLYWVWFRKSCRKRARSYTLSV from the exons GGATCATCTCCTTTGGCTTTTATGGACTACTCCTCTCACTCCACGTGTTGGTCCAGAGCCTCTTCGCCTTCATCGAGCACCGGCGAATGAAAGCTCGCACAGAACCGTGCAGCTGCACCAAAACCATCGGCTTCACTATATCAGCCTACCAGGAGGACCCTGCCTATCTCAAAGAGTGCCTCCTCTCCATCAGGGCCCTCAAGTACCCTCCTGAGCTGCTGCGCATCATCATGGTGATAGATGGGAACTCAGATGATGACCGGTATATGATGGACATGTTCAGGGAGGTGTTTGCAGACCTGGACCCCGCCTGTATGGTGTGGAAAAACAACTACCATACATGGGACCCCACCAAGGTCCAGCACGATGAGGAAAAGGGCCCAATAGGAGATGCTGATCATATGAGTGAGGATCCACAGCGAAAAGAGGTAGAGCACATGATCCAGACCAGGCGTTGCGTGTGCATCATGCAGCAGTGGGGTGGCAAGCGGGATGTGATGTACACAGCGTTCAAAGCACTCGGGTCATTAGTTGACTATATACAG GTGTGTGACTCAGACACCAAGCTGGACTCTCTGGCCACCGTTGAGCTGTGTAAAGTGTTGGAAAGTAACGAAAAGTACGGTGCTGTTGGAGGAGATGTGATGATCCTCAACCTGAAAGACTCCTACATCAGCTTCATGAGCAGTTTGAGGTACTGGATGGCTTTCAACATCGAGAGGTCCTGCCAGTCCTACTTCGACTGTGTGTCCTGCATAAGCGGTCCTTTGG GTCTGTACAGGAACGATCTCCTCCAACAGTTTCTGGAGGCTTGGTACaatcagacatttttgggaagtCACTGCACATTTGGTGACGACAGACATCTTACCAACCGGATGCTGAGCATGGGCTACGCTACAAA aTACACAGCCCGCTCCAAATGCTACACGGAGACACCTGCTCAGTTTCTGCGCTGGCTCAGCCAGCAGACTCGCTGGACAAAATCGTACTTCCGCGAGTGGCTCTACAACGCAATGTGGTGGCACAAGCACCACCTCTGGATGACCTACGAGTCCATCGTCTCTGGCATTTTCCCCTTCTTTGTCACCGCCACCATCATCCAGCTGTTTTGGACCGGCTCGCTGTGGGACATCCTCTGGATCCTGTGCTGCATCCAGCTAATCGGGCTGGTGAAAGCGGCTTACGCCTGCATCCTGCGCAGAGATCTGGTGATGGTGTTTATGTCCCTCTACTCGGCTCTGTACATGACCAGCCTGCTGCCTGCCAAATACTTTGCCATTCTCACCATGAACAAAAGCAGCTGGGGAACATCAGGCAGGCGTAAGATTGTAGGCAACTACATGCCCGTTCTCCCTCTGTCAGTGTGGGTAGCCATTTTATTAAGTGGGTTCGGTTACACAGTCTACAAGGAAAGTCAAAGGGACTGGTTCACTCCAGCCAAGATACAGGAGACCACGTTCATCGTCTTTGGCTGTTTGGCATACATATGCTACTGGCTGCTTATGATCTTCCTCTACTGGGTCTGGTTCCGCAAGTCATGTAGGAAACGCGCCCGAAGTTACACATTGAGTGTGTAG